The following proteins come from a genomic window of Amaranthus tricolor cultivar Red isolate AtriRed21 chromosome 14, ASM2621246v1, whole genome shotgun sequence:
- the LOC130799463 gene encoding UDP-galactose/UDP-glucose transporter 3-like, translating to MLMGTLVYDIRYSFSEYLCTLLVAGGVSIFALSKTSSKTINKLASPNAPLGYGLCFLNLAFDGFTNATQDSITASFPLGLLQLILKRALIKFEIYGFLTLSNIGNKN from the exons ATGCTTATGGGAACTTTGGTATATGACATTAGATACTCATTCTCGGAATATTTGTGCACACTTCTTGTTGCTGGAGGTGTGTCGATTTTTGCACTCTCTAAG ACGAGTTCAAAGACCATTAATAAGCTGGCAAGTCCGAATGCACCTCTTGGATATGGGCTTTGTTTCTTGAACCTTGCTTTTGACGGGTTTACCAATGCTACACAGGATTCAATTACAGCAAG TTTTCCCCTGGGGCTCCTTCAACTTATTCTCAAGAGAGCGTTGATCAAGTTCGAGATTTATGGATTTCTTACGTTGTCAAACATAGGCAACAAAAATTAG